The nucleotide sequence TGAGTTCTTTAGGGAGGAGAGTCTCAGCAGAGGTGAAAGACTGAGTGGACCTGAATCTTTAGGCATTCTAGGCAGACAACTTTCAGTCTGAAACACATGAGTATGGCTAGCGTGTGGTAAGCAGGGGGACTTACTGTGTAAAAAGTCGAGCACTGGAGCTGCAGAGTCAGCCTCGTCATGAGCTGCAGGATAAACGTAAGCAACGCTCATCTTTTCTTCATCTCATCTCCAGCGCCTAGGACAGGGCTTGAGACACAGCAGGTGCTCTAAACATGTCCGCCCAATGGAAACGATAAACACTACTGGCATTGAACTATGTATGACACATGTGACCACGCTAGCTAACTGGACTGCAAGGAAACTCACAGTGATCAGACACTCACAGTACAGGAGCGGTGCTTCACCCTGGCTCTGCCCGAGAATCACCTGCAAAGTCACTACCGAGATGGGTCCTGGCTGCTGTGTTTTCCAAAACTTTGCTGGTGGTTATGTGCAGAGTATAGAGCCTCTAGGCTGTGAACAGAAGAAACTAGTTACCGTTCCTCAGTAACCAAATTCTGGAGACGCCTGTGAGAGAGAAAtacacagagaggcagagagaggacagAAAACTTGGTAGAAGAACTTGGATACTTTATTGAACTCAATCTGGATTATTAAATCAAAGACTAGGACACAATACAATATAAACAAAACTTTATCAAATTAAGAGGCAATATACACCATGCCAATAAGATACCCAACTCATTATTCTTAGGTAACAGTCAAGAAGTATTGCAACCTGAAGCCTGGCACTCAATTTCAGCAATTCCAACCTGATCTATCATTCAGGGTGTCTTCCATTAAACCTTCCCTGTTCGCTCTGATCAATAATGACCTCTGGCTCCCCTTCCCTGACAGCCCACAGCATCACACTTTTCATCATTTTATGATGGCCAATTTAGGACTTCATTGGGAAGCTTTgtgggtatattttatttttacttttttatttgagatggagtctcactctctcgtccaggctggaatgcagtggtgtgatctctactcactgcaacctctgcctcctgggttcaagcaattcttctgtctcagcctcctgagtagctgggatcacagaggcatgccaccaagcccagctaatgtttgtatttttagtagagacaggatttcaccatgttggccaggctggtctggaactcctgacctcaagtgatcagcctgctttggcctcccatagtgctgggattacaggcacaggccactgcgcccggcctgctatTTTAGTTCCACAAATGCTACATGGGAAGCTGTGTAGCCCTGTGGTTAAGAGGGCAGGCCCTAAAGCCAAATGGCTTGGATTTAAGACCTTGTTccaccatttactagctgtgtatCCTTAGGCCAGTTAATTactctctctgtctcagtttcctcatttgtatcaAGGGAATAACTTAGCAGTGTTGTGCTATAAATTCAGATAATccaagctggacatggtggctcacacctgtaatcccagcactttgggaggcagaggcaggctgatcacctgaggtcaggagttcgagaccagcctggccaacacggcgaaacctcatctctactaaaaatacaaacgttagctgagcatggtggcaggcacctgcaattctagctactcggtaggctgaggcagaagaatcgcttgaaccggggagatggaggttgcagtgagccaagactgtgccactgcactccggcctgggtaacagagtgagacttcgtctcaaaaaaaaaaaaaacaaaaaacaaaatgaaaacacaacaaaaacaaaaaaacctccccCTCCAAGGCTGCCTGGCCGAAACCAAACCGAGGGGTGGTTTCACAGGCTTGCGCGGGTCCGGCTCGGACATGTGCTACCTCAGGTAGTGGAACAAGCAGGCCAGGGTGGGCAGCCTAGGCCTGCGAGTGCCCGCATCCCCCAGCTCCCCCCGCAGCCGGGTCCGGTATGGTCCGCTCCGGTTGCCGGCTGCGGATTTGGTTCCGGGCAGAACGCTACGAGTTCTCCGCTGCTTGTTGTCGCTGGGTTACTGCGGCGACCGCCAGAGCAGCCTTGGCGCTATGGAGGAGCCAGGGGCTACCCCTCAGCTGTACTTGGGGCTGGTCATGGGGGAGCTACACAGGGTTGTGGCAGCACTGCCTATAGATTCTAATCCTTATGGTTTTCCATGGGAATTGGTGATATGTGCCGCTGTTGCTGGATTTTTTGCTGTTCTCCTTTTTTTTGCGGAGAAGTTTTATATCGGTTAGGAGTCGGCTTTAtgtgggaagagagaaaaagcttGCTATAATGCTTTCTGGACTAATTGAAGTAAAATGTAAACTACTTGAAAAATTTAGCCTTGTTCAAAAAGAGTATGAAGACTATGAAGTAGCGTCATCTTTAGAGGATGCCAGCTTTGAGAATGCGACAATGGAAGAACAAAGTTTGGAGGCAACCTGCGAAAATCTGAACAGGTCCAATTCTGAACTTGAGCATGAAATACTCTGTCTAGAGAAAGAGTTAacagaagagaaatctaaacattctcaaaaaaatgaattgaTGGCAGATTTTTCAAAACGGATACAGTCTCTAGAAGATGAGTCAAAATCCCTCAAATCACAAGTAGCTGAAGCCAAAATAATCTTCAAGATATTTCAAATGACTGAAGAACAACTGAAGATAGCAATAAAAGATGCTTTGAATGAAAATTCTCAACTTCAGGAAAGCCAGAAACAGCTTTTGCAAGAAGTTGAAGTATGGAAAGAACAAGTGAGTAAacttaataaacagaaaataacatttgaagACTCCAAAGTACATGCAGAACAAGTTCTAAATGATACAGCAAATCACATCAAGACTCTGACTGAACGCTTGCTAAAGATGAAAGATTGGACTGCTAGGCTTGGAGAAGACATAACGGATGATGGTAACTTAGAAGTGAACAGTGAATCGGAAGATGGTGCTTACTTAGATGATCCTCCAAAAGGAGCTTTGAAGAAACTGATTCATGCTGCTAAGTTAAATGCTTCTTTAAAAACCTTACAAGGAGAACGAAACCAAATTTATATCCAGTTATCTGAAGTCGATAAAACAAAGGAAGAGCTTACAGAGCATATTAAAAATCTTCAGACTGAACAAGCATCTTTGCAGTCAGAAAACACACATTTTGAAAGTGAGAATCAGAAGCTTCAACAGAAACTTAAAGTAATGACTGAAttatatcaagaaaatgaaatgaaactctACAGGAAATTAACAGTAGAGGAAAATAACCGgttagagaaagaagagaaactttCTAAGGCAGACAAAAAGATCAGCCATGCCACTAGAGCTGGAGACCTATGGACAGCGAGCCAAAGATCTTGAAgaagaattggaaagaactaTTCATTATTATCAACAGCAGATTATTTCCCATGAGAAAAAAGCACATCATAATTGGTTGGCAGCTTGGACTGCTGAAAGAAACCTCAatgatttaaggaaagaaaatgctaacagacaaaaattaactaaaacaGAGTTTAAATTTGAACTTTTAGAAAAAGATCCTCATGTACTTGATGGTCCAAATACAGCATTTGGCAGACAGCATTCCCCATATGGTCCCTCATCATTGGGTCAGCCTTTATCTGAAAAGAgagcttttctctctcctccaacTGTGTTGGAAGGTCCACTCAGACTCTCACCTTTGCCTCCAGGGGAAGAAGGAAGCAGCTCAGGAGGCCCAGGGAATCCTCTGGACCATCAGATTACCAATGAAAGACGAGAATCAAGCTGTGAGAAGTTAACCCATCCTCACACGGCTCCTTCTGACACTGGGTCCCTGCCATCTCCGTGGGAACAGGACTGTAGGATGTTTCCTCCACCAGGACAATCATATCCTGATTCAGCTCGTCCTCCCCAGAGGCAAGACAGATTTTATTCTAACTCTGGTAGACCATCTGGACCAGCAGAACTCAGAAGTTTTAATGTGCCTTCTTTggataaaatggataaaatggaTGGGTCAATGCCTTCAGAAATGGAATCCAGTAGAAATGATACCAAAGATGATCTTGGTAATTTAAATATGCCTGATTCATCTCTCCCTGCTGAAAATGAAGCAACTGGCCCTGGCTTTGTTCCTCCACCTCTTGCTCCAATCAGAGGTCCATTGTTTCCAGTGGATACAAGGGGCCCGTTCATGAGAAGAGGACCTCCTTTGCCCCGACCTCCTCCAGGAACCAGGTTTGGAGCTTCTCGAGATTATTTTCCACGAAGGGATTTCCCAGGTCCGCCACATGTTCCACTTGCAATGAGAAATGTCTATCCACCGAGGGGTTTTCCTCCTTACCTTCCCCTCAAGACCTGGATTTTTCCCCGCACCCCCACATTCTGAAGGTATAAATGAGTTCCCTTCTGGGCTGATATCGCCTTCAAATGAGCCTGCTACTGAACATCCAAAACCGCAGCAAGACACCTGACAATATTTTTGCTCTCTGCAAAAGTAATTCTGATTGATCTCATTTTCAGTTCAAGTAACTGCTGTTACTTAAGTGATTACACTTTTGCTCAAATTGAAACAATGGAATTATAATTCTTAGGATAGTATTTTGTAAGTAAGGATGATTTACATATGAATCTTATGAGTAAATTATTTCCACTGTATTTTATTCCAGATAGTATAaccattttaatttgattaacTAATCCACTATTATAGAAACGATAGTGGGAGTTTTACGTATGTAATCTTGCAGGTGGGGAGGCTTTAAATTCTGAAGGCTGTGTCTTTAAGCCAAGAACTGTATTTACTGTAGGTGTAGACAAATGTGAAAGTAACTTTATgcttaaataaattttagttgaTTAAAAAATTCAGATAATCTACATGATAACCATTCTATCACTAGCAGTATTTGCCATGTCTCCACTAAATGTCTCGAAGTCGCCGAAAACACAGTACGGCCTAACAGGAGCTGTTCATTGCCTCTCACAGCTCCACACCACTCTTCTCTCAAGGAACAGCAGCACTGCCCTCCCAGGGCTCAAGTCAACCCTGGCATCACCCTGGACTCTGCCCTTCACATTACCCTGCCATAGCCACTCCATCAGTGAGACTGTCTGCTCTCCCTCTAAATATACACTCACGTCTGTCTAGTATCACCACCCCACTGTCCTCTCTTGTGCAAGCCTCTGCCACTTCTCCTCTCACATACTACTGTAGCCACAAGCCTTGCCTCCCTGCCTGCACACTGACCGCACCTTTCATTTTCCAGGGCAGTGGAGTAAGGTCTAAACACATCAGCATAGTCATGTCACTTTCCTGTTTGTTTCCCTACCGTCTGGTAGCATGGTAGTGGTGATCCACTCTTGGCTATGCAGAGGAGGGTAACACCCAGGGGATGGTGGGATGGGAAGGAATCTAGGTCCCTGCATATCCCCTGATCTGGGTGCCACCAGCCCTACGCCTATATTTAGTGACCCTGGGTTCCACCTTACTGGACTGCTCACCTTCATGCTGTTCTGTGCAGGAGAATCAAACTTCCATCTTGTTAGGGCCAGCATACTTTGAAGGCTCTTGGTTACAAAAGCACCCTAACCTGCTAtattactatactatactattaCTATACTACATTACTATACCATATTATTACTACATTACTGGGGTAACCTGCACCCTGGTAATGTAACAATTTGTACCTGGAGAAGGGGTGCGGCTGTGACAGAAACCTCAGTGGCACTGGCTTCACGGCCAGGCAGTGGGTGGTGAGGAAAGAGGTGGTGCAGGGTAGAAAGCTAGTCATTCCCGCTACGCAGTAAATACATCTTAAAAAATGCTGCCTGCATTAACTGGGAAGACAGATCCTGCACTTACCAAGCCTGTGTagctctagaaagaaaaaaaaaaaaaaagcaaatatgcgGTATGTTGGCTGCTCACTGCTGCCCTTAGCAAGgaactttgaaataaatgagGCTGAGTAAGAACTGGCCAATTTGCAAGCAGAGGTGGAAGATAAAATACAGTAACGCCAAGCAGCTCTGTCTTCCAGATCCAATCCTGCAGTACTTCTTTCAGTTCCCCTAAGACGCTAAGCTTCTTCCTCCAACACTGTTTTTTGTCAGCTCCCATCCTACATACCCCTGGTCATCCTTCACGTCTCACACATACCTGACGTACCCACTCACCCTGGGATCTTGTGCAAGCCTCCCCATACCATCTCATCTTACCCTTTTCTCATCGGTTAATGGACTCAGCCCAAGAAGCACTAACACGCTCAATGCGGGTAACTTTCTGCGCGTGTTCGCTCCCCACGTACTCGTCCCCCAACACCCAGCCCTGGGCTTGGCACGTGGCAAGCGCTCAGTGAACAAGACTCATGAACAGTCAAGTGTAGACGGCAGGAGAAAACCTGACACGGATACCAAGCACCCGAGGTCCTGCTATGAGTCCCGGCCCATGTTTTAGGGAGCCTGGGTCTGGAGCTCCAGTGAGCGTGTGGTCAAGGTGCCCAGGTTCCGCGAGTCCGCGCAGGCGCGAAACCGGGAGGGCGGTGTCACAACCCCGCCCGGAACAGGCCACGCCCTTAACGGGCCACGCCCTCCCAGGGAGGTGCGCGCGCCTGCGAGTGGCTTGGCCCAGGCCTCCTCATAGGCAGGGCCGCGCCCGCCAACACGAGGCGCGGTGGGAACCCACCCAGGGGCCATCCGCCCTCCCGTCCCTAACGCCCAGGCCCCGGGGGCTCACCACGTCCCCCTGAACCTGCAGATCCTCCGCCCTCCGCCGCCGCCAGCGGCAGAGCGCTACGCTGTCCATGCAGCCACAGCGTCAAACCCTACGGGCCTCTCAGGCCTAGCCGAGGCCCGCGCTCCACGCCCCCTTCCGCACACGGCCCTGGGGAGCCAATGGGGAGACTGAGGGGCGGGGCGCCGCGGGAAGCGCGAGAGCACCAAGGCGAGGACCGCAGGCAGGAGCAGTAGAGACCGGAGTCTTCTGGGAATATTGGGACGATGTGGGCTTTGTCCGTCTGCCCCAAGTCATTACTTCGCAGAGAGGTCGGCTTGTGGCTTCTCTCTTCACAGGAGCAGCCGTGGGGCTCCAAAGAAAGCATTCTTTCAGGATCCCGCCAAACTTTTGACAACAGCCGGTGGATCGGCTGGAGGAGCGCCCGCCTCCTCTGTCTTATGATTGGTTGTTAGTCCTCGCGGGGCGCGGTCTCCCTGTGGCTGGTTGGCTAATAGATGGCGCAGCGGACCAATTAGCTTGAGTGAGACAGCGGGTGTTTCTGGGAGTTGTGGTCCGCAGGGCTGCCTCGCTTCCGGGTGGGAGCCACTGGCGCCGCGGTGGGAAGGTGCAGAGCATTCAGGCCAGCCCCGCGCGGCACACGACTGTTGTGTCTGGTGGCTGCTGGTTGGGAGGCCCCGGAAGCACTTCTCCTACCCTAGGCTGGAGGGTACTAGGAGGTCGCAGGTGCTGAGCTGCCAGGGCCTTTGGGCTGTGCTGAAGGGAAAAGCGCAGCCACTGTCGGGAGCGTGTGCTGCGGAGGTGGTTGCCGCCGTGATGTTCGCTCCGCCTGGCCCCTGCCGGGGATGCAGCCAACCAACCCTCAACAGCCGGCGGCGTTTCAGTCTCTGGCCCGGCGCGGTGCTGAGCACCACTGAGCCCTCATCGTAGGGCACCGAGTTCCGGACTCCTGCAGCCGCTTGTCCAGGCCCCTCCTGCCTTAGCACGGAGCTCCCTTGATTGCTCCAAACAGCCCAGACCGGCGCCTTTTTTGGATGATTTAAAACGGGGCCAATCCGTTGCCAGCGATTGGCTGGCAATGGGCACATGACCTTGTACGGGCCgtgggtgggtgggggctgtTTTCTTCCTGTTGTCCTTGCCCAGTGTAAGTTTCCTGGAGCTGCGGCAGCCTTTTTGTCACCGTGAGGGCAGCTGGGAGGAACCCTAGGAAAGCAGGAAAGCCCCTAAAGCCAGAACAGCCTGAGCCTCTGAACCAACCCACAACTGACTACCGGTCACTTCGTCGTGTGTCTGTGATGTGAGTCCATCATTCTGCAGTTGGAGGTGTCCTTTGCACAAAGCCCTGTTCTTAACCATTATAGTGAAACGCATGAATCGCTCTTCGGGCTATTTGCTGCATGATCCTCAGCAAATTAAATAGTTAATCTCACTCAGTTTACTCATTTATAAAGGATAGGATAATAAAGCATAGAgattgtgaggattacatgaggccTTTACCTAGAAGATACTTAGAACAATGCTGGACACAAACTAAGTACTCAACAAATGTATTTCTCCTACTAGTTAGTACTCCTAGGACTAATTGTGCCACCACTGGTTCACAGCCCCTTATCAAAAACCTTTCAGGCCAGATGTGTTTGTGAAATTCagaattttttgaatgtttaaaaaaggTGAGATATATTGTATACCCCTATAGCCAAACAATGTTTCTATAGCAGAAATGTGTGAGTCTTCACAAATATTCACCCTAAGTGGGATATATAAAGGTTgtaaaaagggccaggcacagtggcttatgcttgtaatcttagtactttggaaggccaaagcgggaggattgcttgaacccaggagttagagaccaacctcggcaacatagtgagaccccgtcactacaaaataaaaataaaaataaattagctgggcactaTGGTTcccacgtgtagtcccagctactcagaaggctgagatgggaagatagGTTGCTTaggcctggaaggttgaggctgcagtggttccagcccgggcaatagagtgagaccctgtctcaaatgaaataaatacaataaataaataaaagttgtaaaTAGTCTCATATCAGTTCAAATGAGTTCACTCCAAGCGTGGGGAAAAACTGATTTGGAGGACTTTTTGCATTTCAGAATTGAAAATAAGGTATGTCA is from Macaca fascicularis isolate 582-1 chromosome 9, T2T-MFA8v1.1 and encodes:
- the LOC102142577 gene encoding LOW QUALITY PROTEIN: melanoma inhibitory activity protein 2-like (The sequence of the model RefSeq protein was modified relative to this genomic sequence to represent the inferred CDS: inserted 2 bases in 1 codon; deleted 1 base in 1 codon); its protein translation is MEEPGATPQLYLGLVMGELHRVVAALPIDSNPYGFPWELVICAAVAGFFAVLFFLRRSFISVRSRLYVGREKKLAIMLSGLIEVKCKLLEKFSLVQKEYEDYEVASSLEDASFENATMEEQSLEATCENLNRSNSELEHEILCLEKELTEEKSKHSQKNELMADFSKRIQSLEDESKSLKSQVAEAKIIFKIFQMTEEQLKIAIKDALNENSQLQESQKQLLQEVEVWKEQVSKLNKQKITFEDSKVHAEQVLNDTANHIKTLTERLLKMKDWTARLGEDITDDGNLEVNSESEDGAYLDDPPKGALKKLIHAAKLNASLKTLQGERNQIYIQLSEVDKTKEELTEHIKNLQTEQASLQSENTHFESENQKLQQKLKVMTELYQENEMKLYRKLTVEENNRLEKEEKLSKADKKISHATXELETYGQRAKDLEEELERTIHYYQQQIISHEKKAHHNWLAAWTAERNLNDLRKENANRQKLTKTEFKFELLEKDPHVLDGPNTAFGRQHSPYGPSSLGQPLSEKRAFLSPPTVLEGPLRLSPLPPGEEGSSSGGPGNPLDHQITNERRESSCEKLTHPHTAPSDTGSLPSPWEQDCRMFPPPGQSYPDSARPPQRQDRFYSNSGRPSGPAELRSFNVPSLDKMDKMDGSMPSEMESSRNDTKDDLGNLNMPDSSLPAENEATGPGFVPPPLAPIRGPLFPVDTRGPFMRRGPPLPRPPPGTRFGASRDYFPRRDFPGPPHVPLAMRNVYPPRGFPPYLPLKTWIFPRTPTF